From the Gramella sp. Hel_I_59 genome, one window contains:
- the pfkA gene encoding 6-phosphofructokinase — MSKKLKKIGVMTSGGDSPGMNAAIRAVVRTCAYYHVDCVGYYRGFQGMIAGDSIPLTARSVRNTINQGGTILQSARSKEFMTKEGRAKAAANLKKEGVDAMILIGGDGTFTGGQVFSKEHNFPVIGVPGTIDNDIFGTHYTIGYDTALNTVIEAIDKIRDTASSHNRLFFVEVMGRDAGFIALNTGIGAGAEEILIPEEDLGLDRLLDSLERSRRAGKTSSIVVVSEGDKIGKNVFELAEYVKENLPFYDARVTVLGHIQRGGRPSCFDRVLASRLSVKAVELLLDGKRDLMVGMMNNEIESCSLDQALKGKHNINKDLLRISEILST; from the coding sequence ATGAGTAAGAAATTGAAAAAAATTGGGGTGATGACTTCCGGTGGTGATTCTCCTGGCATGAACGCTGCAATTAGAGCGGTTGTTAGAACCTGCGCATATTATCATGTTGACTGTGTTGGATACTATCGTGGTTTCCAGGGAATGATCGCGGGAGATAGTATTCCATTAACTGCACGAAGCGTAAGAAATACCATCAACCAGGGTGGAACGATATTACAGTCGGCAAGATCCAAGGAATTTATGACAAAAGAAGGACGGGCTAAAGCTGCTGCCAATCTCAAAAAAGAAGGAGTAGACGCTATGATTCTTATTGGAGGCGATGGAACATTTACCGGAGGTCAGGTTTTTAGTAAGGAGCATAACTTTCCGGTAATTGGTGTACCAGGAACTATCGATAATGACATTTTTGGAACTCATTACACCATTGGTTACGATACGGCATTGAATACAGTTATCGAAGCTATTGATAAGATCCGTGATACTGCAAGTTCCCATAATCGACTATTTTTTGTAGAAGTAATGGGTCGGGATGCAGGTTTTATTGCACTGAATACTGGAATTGGCGCAGGGGCTGAAGAGATTTTAATTCCTGAAGAAGATCTTGGTTTGGATCGACTACTGGATTCTCTGGAACGAAGTCGAAGAGCTGGAAAAACTTCTAGTATCGTAGTGGTTTCTGAAGGTGATAAAATAGGAAAGAATGTTTTCGAACTCGCAGAATATGTAAAAGAGAATCTGCCTTTTTATGATGCCAGGGTAACTGTTTTAGGACATATTCAAAGAGGAGGAAGACCATCTTGTTTTGACAGGGTTCTGGCGAGCAGACTAAGTGTCAAAGCTGTCGAACTTCTATTAGATGGAAAGCGAGACCTCATGGTGGGTATGATGAATAATGAAATTGAAAGCTGTAGCCTTGACCAGGCATTAAAAGGGAAGCATAATATTAATAAGGATCTATTACGTATTTCTGAAATACTCTCAACTTAA
- a CDS encoding RidA family protein has product MKKIIKTNNAPAPIGPYNQAIFAGDTLYISGQIAIDPATGDLKTEDLEAETTLVLENLKAILTEAGLTLDHVVKTSIFISDMNNFGKINEVYAKYFASENAPARETVEVANLPKFVNVEISAIAVKF; this is encoded by the coding sequence ATGAAAAAAATCATTAAGACCAACAATGCCCCGGCACCCATAGGACCTTACAATCAGGCAATTTTTGCTGGAGACACCTTATATATTAGCGGACAGATCGCGATAGATCCGGCAACTGGCGATCTAAAAACTGAAGATCTTGAAGCTGAAACAACACTAGTACTGGAAAATTTGAAGGCTATTTTGACTGAAGCCGGATTGACCCTTGATCATGTAGTCAAAACTTCAATTTTTATTAGTGACATGAATAACTTCGGAAAGATCAACGAAGTCTATGCTAAATATTTCGCTTCAGAAAATGCTCCGGCAAGAGAAACTGTGGAAGTTGCTAATCTTCCAAAGTTTGTAAATGTTGAAATTAGTGCGATCGCAGTTAAATTCTAA
- a CDS encoding methylglyoxal synthase has product MKTIAIIAHDGKKPEMVQFLNQFNEVLNSKEIKIIATGTTGAKTEAAGYKVEKLLSGPLGGDAQIAARIAEKQVDMVIFFRDPLDKHPHEPDIFMLMRLCDVHNVPLATNPATARLLIRGL; this is encoded by the coding sequence ATGAAGACAATTGCGATCATTGCCCATGACGGGAAGAAACCTGAAATGGTTCAGTTTCTGAATCAGTTTAATGAAGTTCTGAATTCTAAGGAAATTAAGATCATTGCTACCGGAACTACTGGAGCTAAAACCGAAGCTGCTGGTTATAAGGTAGAAAAGTTACTTTCTGGTCCTTTAGGTGGTGATGCTCAAATCGCTGCAAGAATTGCTGAAAAGCAGGTTGATATGGTCATCTTCTTCAGAGATCCATTGGATAAGCATCCACACGAACCAGATATTTTTATGCTGATGCGATTATGTGATGTTCACAATGTTCCCTTAGCGACAAATCCTGCAACTGCCAGGCTTTTAATTAGAGGACTATAG